From the Candidatus Methylomirabilota bacterium genome, one window contains:
- a CDS encoding nucleotidyltransferase domain-containing protein codes for MSAAADASSPAVARVVVRAKNDPDALAVMLFGSRARGEAGPGSDFDVCLVLANGPTSDAARTQKRLDYLAQADVDLAIFQQLPLHVRSRVLKEGRVLFVRDEDALYDVAIRTAKAWEDFRHIHRMYLDAVARD; via the coding sequence ATGAGCGCAGCGGCGGACGCATCCTCTCCAGCCGTGGCGCGCGTGGTCGTGCGCGCAAAGAACGATCCTGACGCGCTCGCGGTCATGCTGTTCGGGAGCCGCGCGCGCGGCGAGGCGGGCCCCGGGTCGGACTTCGACGTGTGCCTCGTCCTCGCGAACGGCCCCACGTCCGACGCCGCGCGGACGCAGAAGCGCCTCGACTACCTGGCGCAGGCCGACGTCGACCTGGCGATCTTCCAGCAGCTTCCCCTCCACGTCAGGAGCCGCGTGCTGAAGGAGGGCCGCGTGCTCTTCGTGCGCGACGAGGACGCGCTCTACGACGTCGCGATCCGCACGGCGAAGGCCTGGGAGGATTTCCGCCACATCCACCGCATGTACCTGGACGCCGTCGCGCGTGATTGA
- a CDS encoding DUF86 domain-containing protein — protein MIDRERVLSRLDALDGVLRELRSIAPKNLDAYLATEKKRACERLVQVAVEALIDACALLVTGLRLGLPGEEDDLFERLARAGALTPATAQTLRRMKGLRNLLVHEYGRISDQIVFETIRDRLGDFDACKREILDFLQRG, from the coding sequence GTGATTGACCGCGAGCGCGTCCTCTCACGCCTCGACGCGCTGGATGGTGTCCTCCGCGAGCTGCGCTCGATCGCGCCCAAGAACCTCGACGCGTATCTCGCGACCGAGAAGAAGCGGGCGTGCGAGCGGCTCGTTCAGGTCGCGGTCGAAGCCCTGATCGACGCCTGCGCGCTGCTGGTCACGGGGCTCCGCCTCGGGCTGCCCGGGGAAGAAGACGACCTGTTCGAGCGCCTGGCGCGCGCCGGCGCGCTCACACCGGCCACGGCCCAGACGCTCAGGCGGATGAAGGGGCTGCGGAATCTGCTCGTCCACGAGTACGGACGGATCAGCGACCAGATCGTGTTCGAGACGATCCGGGACCGTCTCGGCGACTTCGACGCCTGCAAGCGCGAGATCCTCGACTTCCTGCAGCGCGGGTAG
- a CDS encoding type II toxin-antitoxin system VapC family toxin, translated as MSRVVLDCSVCMGWCFESEADVYTDAVLRAMPRATALVPAIWPLEVANVLLVAERHRRITRADAARFLELLGALPIVVEPSIEVGDLGFLLALARERRLSAYDAAYLRLALREHAALASRDRGLRAAARAAGVAEFAPR; from the coding sequence GTGAGCCGGGTCGTCCTCGACTGCTCGGTCTGCATGGGCTGGTGCTTCGAGTCGGAGGCCGACGTCTACACGGACGCCGTGCTCCGTGCGATGCCGCGCGCGACCGCCCTGGTGCCGGCGATCTGGCCGCTCGAGGTCGCCAACGTCCTGCTCGTCGCCGAGCGACATCGACGAATCACACGGGCCGACGCCGCCCGGTTCCTCGAGCTGCTCGGCGCGCTGCCGATCGTCGTCGAGCCGTCCATCGAGGTCGGCGACCTCGGATTCCTGCTGGCACTCGCGCGCGAGCGGCGCCTCTCGGCCTACGATGCCGCCTATCTGCGCCTGGCGCTCCGGGAGCACGCGGCGCTGGCGAGCCGCGATCGGGGCCTCCGAGCCGCCGCGCGAGCGGCGGGCGTGGCGGAGTTCGCCCCGCGGTAG
- a CDS encoding type II toxin-antitoxin system prevent-host-death family antitoxin: MPSVGVYEAKTQLPRLLSRVARGDEITITKHGTPIARLVPASRPRARAVEDAIRGLLEFRRGRRLGRLSLRKAVAAGRR, encoded by the coding sequence ATGCCGAGCGTCGGAGTGTACGAGGCGAAGACGCAGCTGCCGAGGCTGCTGTCGCGGGTGGCCCGGGGTGACGAGATCACGATCACGAAGCACGGAACGCCGATCGCCCGGCTGGTCCCGGCCTCGCGCCCTCGCGCCCGGGCCGTCGAGGACGCGATCCGGGGCCTGCTGGAGTTCCGCCGAGGCCGTCGCCTCGGTCGCCTGTCGCTGCGCAAGGCGGTGGCGGCGGGGCGGCGGTGA